In one window of Mercurialis annua linkage group LG4, ddMerAnnu1.2, whole genome shotgun sequence DNA:
- the LOC126678125 gene encoding pentatricopeptide repeat-containing protein At3g02490, mitochondrial has translation MRHSWRLLLFRSYPRSLSSLNTQVNSPSLSHIRSLHSLQSQLLHVKINNTANPIFFGKNPIAHSFSSDPLVETENKNDPDPQCLLISDFFTKFSDLDEISKELESNNVVVSHELVLNVLCFLESNPDVARKFFNWVLEKDSQRLSSKSYNLMLRALGVNGLVEEFWGLVEIMKKKGYGVSGVTRDKVAEKFEKDGLKSDLEKLKEVFASGSVDQSVEKIAQSVSRIVRNQVWGDHVKKQISDLNVEFSGDLVKIVLENLAMEPMKGSIFFRWVEENGLFKHDEKSYNAMARVLGREDCIDKFWEVVDEMRENGVEMEVETYAKVLGRFVKRKMIKDAVDLYEFAMTGANKPSVQCCTFLLKKIAVAKELDMNLFSRVVKIFIGNNNVLTDSILDAVLKSLTSVGRLGECNKVLKELKENGFVANSNMHSKIAFSLASTGKKDEADEFVDNIEASESNLDYKAWVSLIQGHCVSGDLEKASDCFQKKVEKDGASNTGYAFESLVNAYCRRDRALDASKLLHEYVGHNELKPWHTTYKTLISKLLIQDGFTDALKLLDLMKSHGFPPFLDPFIKHLSKHGTSDDAIAFMRAMTSKKFPSTSVVLRLFKEYFKAGRYSEAQNVLSKCPHYIRNHADVLNLFYSTKAAIDTTPDVTDTAAVAVAVAV, from the coding sequence ATGAGACATTCATGGCGATTACTGCTCTTCCGAAGCTACCCTCGCAGCCTCTCATCTCTCAATACCCAGGTAAATTCTCCTTCTCTATCTCATATTCGATCTCTCCATTCACTTCAATCTCAGTTATTACACGTGAAAATCAACAACACCGCCAACCCAATTTTCTTCGGCAAAAACCCAATAGCTCACAGTTTCTCATCAGACCCGTTAGTTGAAACTGAAAACAAAAATGACCCAGATCCTCAGTGTCTACTCATTTCTGACTTTTTCACTAAATTTAGTGACCTTGATGAAATTTCTAAAGAATTGGAGTCCAATAACGTTGTTGTTAGTCATGAATTAGTTTTGAATGTTTTGTGTTTTCTGGAGTCTAATCCTGATGTAGCTAGAAAGTTTTTTAATTGGGTTTTGGAGAAGGATAGTCAGAGATTGAGCTCTAAAAGTTATAACTTGATGCTAAGAGCTTTGGGTGTTAATGGGTTGGTTGAGGAGTTTTGGGGTTTAGTTGAAATTATGAAGAAGAAAGGGTATGGTGTATCTGGGGTAACTAGGGATAAAGTAGCTGAGAAATTTGAGAAAGATGGTCTTAAAAGTGATTTGGAGAAGCTTAAAGAAGTTTTTGCTTCGGGATCCGTGGATCAGTCTGTGGAAAAGATTGCTCAGAGTGTGAGTAGGATTGTTAGGAATCAAGTTTGGGGAGACCATGTTAAGAAACAGATTAGTGATTTAAATGTAGAGTTTTCCGGTGATTTGGTGAAGATTGTTCTGGAGAATTTAGCTATGGAACCGATGAAAGGCTCGATTTTTTTCAGGTGGGTTGAGGAGAATGGGCTCTTTAAGCATGATGAAAAGAGTTATAATGCGATGGCTAGGGTCTTGGGAAGAGAAGATTGTATTGACAAGTTCTGGGAGGTTGTTGATGAAATGAGGGAGAATGGGGTTGAAATGGAGGTGGAGACATATGCTAAGGTTTTAGGACGATTTGTGAAGAGGAAAATGATTAAGGATGCTGTGGACTTATATGAGTTCGCTATGACGGGTGCTAATAAACCGTCAGTGCAATGCTGTACCTTTTTGTTAAAGAAGATAGCTGTTGCTAAAGAATTGGATATGAATTTGTTTTCAAGGGTTGTGAAGATCTTTATTGGGAACAATAATGTATTGACAGATAGTATTCTTGATGCAGTTCTTAAATCTTTGACCAGTGTTGGTAGATTGGGAGAGTGCAATAAGGTTTTGAAAGAATTGAAGGAGAATGGATTTGTAGCTAACAGTAATATGCATAGTAAGATTGCTTTCAGCCTTGCCAGTACTGGCAAGAAGGACGAAGCTGATGAATTTGTGGATAATATTGAAGCATCTGAAAGTAATTTGGATTATAAGGCATGGGTATCGTTGATTCAAGGGCATTGTGTATCAGGGGATCTTGAAAAAGCATCTGATTGTTTCCAAAAGAAGGTTGAGAAAGATGGAGCTTCTAATACTGGTTATGCGTTTGAATCTTTGGTAAATGCATATTGTCGCAGGGACAGAGCGCTAGATGCAAGCAAGCTTCTGCATGAGTATGTCGGTCATAATGAGTTAAAGCCCTGGCATACGACTTATAAAACACTGATAAGTAAATTACTGATTCAGGATGGATTTACAGACGCCCTGAAGTTATTGGATTTGATGAAAAGTCACGGTTTTCCGCCCTTCTTGGATCCATTTATTAAGCATCTATCTAAGCATGGAACCAGTGATGATGCCATTGCTTTTATGAGGGCAATGACTTCCAAGAAGTTTCCATCTACGTCTGTGGTTCTCCGTCTATTTAAAGAATATTTCAAAGCTGGGAGGTACTCTGAAGCACAAAATGTCCTGTCCAAATGCCCGCACTATATCCGCAACCATGCTGATGTTTTGAATCTCTTCTATTCAACAAAAGCTGCTATAGATACCACTCCTGATGTTACAGATACTGCAGCTGTGGCTGTGGCTGTGGCTGTCTAG
- the LOC126678006 gene encoding stress-induced protein KIN1 has translation MADNSQKMAYNAGETKGQAQEKASTLMDKAGNAAQSTKDKINEAGQTVQAKAQGAVAAVKDATGMNK, from the exons ATGGCTGACAACTCTCAGAAGATGGCTTACAATGCTGGTGAGACCAAGGGCCAAGCTCAG gAGAAGGCCAGTACCCTTATGGACAAGGCAGGCAATGCTGCTCAATCTACAAAGGACAAAATTAATGAG GCTGGCCAGACAGTCCAGGCAAAGGCACAGGGAGCAGTTGCAGCAGTGAAGGATGCAACTGGCATGAACAAATAA